AATCCTTTGCGCGATCTATTGAAAAGGCCGTCCCAACAGCCTTTGGAAGGTGACTAGCAATTGTACTGGTTTGGGGCGGAATATTTAAAATTTTGCTCCCCAATACTTTATGTCTTCCACCGCTAATGGGATCTTCTGAAGATGCCATGTACGAAAGTGCCATATCATAAATCGGTGTTGTACCGGAGACTTGTTTAGCTCGCTCTATAAAAAAGGGTCCACTGCGATAATGAAGAAAAGCCATATCCGTATATGGAAAAACTTTTCCAAAAACCGCATTCCCTTCGTGTCCGGAGCTACCAATTGTGTAAAAGCATTTCCCTTCATCTTTCAATAACCGCGCCTTTAAATCCATATGGCGGCTTAAGACTTGTGACTCAAATACTGAAATCAACTCCGACGGGGGAATATTGGTTTGAGATAATAGAAGATTAGTCCGGGCGGTGGGAAGATTCCCGGATTTCACGAATTGGGTAAAATTGAAATCAATGACTTCTGCTCTGTTGAATAATGACATAGTTTATTTACAAAATGGCCACAGAGAGCACAGAGTACGCAGAGAATCGGGAGAAAATTAAATTTTTAATAAGGATTGGTGGTTTTTACAAAATGGATTATCAATTGAAGTATCGAATTCATCTCCACATTTATGACAATATGATCCATCATTTGATCGATTTGACTTATAGTACTCACCTATTTCAATAGGACGGTCTATATTTAATAAAATTCTTTTTTTTGTTCGGATACAATATCCGAGTTTTTCTTCCACCTTAGATATTTCCGTTTTGGAGGAAAGTTTATCATTTATTATACCCTCATGAACATATCCTTTAACCCTTTCAAAATCCATATCTTTATTGGAATGCCATCCAACTTCAAAAGAATTCATCATTGACGATTGATTTAAATTTAAAGAAGTGATAATCATTTCTGATTCATTAAAATATAATTTGGAATGCAAATTCGGATGATTGTAAACCTTGCAAATTCCATCAATTCGCTTTAATATTTTTAAAAATTCAGGGTTTTCAAGTTCTTTTGTATTATGAACAATATAAACTTTTACTTCATTTTTTGCCGCTTGAATAATATTCCTTAATAATGTTTCTCCCGGTGAAAAAAATGGGCTTACAATTACAATAAATTCTTCCGCATAACTTATTATATCGGACACTTTTGATTTAATTTCTTCGTCTAATAAAATTTCATTAGTAGCAAAAGAGTTTTTCAACCATGAAACAAACCCGACTGTGAGTAAAAAAAATACAATGAAAAATAAAATGTTTCCCAATTCAAATTCCAAATGTTGATTACTATAATAATAAAATTCTATTATAATTACAAAATAAATAGAAAAAGACAATCTATTAAAAATGATTTTTTTAATTATATTTTTGATAATTCTGAGTTTTTTTGAAGTTTTCATAATTTATTTCAATAAGTATTCCTGAAAATATTTCTCCGTGTCTTTGTGGTTAAAATT
Above is a genomic segment from Candidatus Neomarinimicrobiota bacterium containing:
- a CDS encoding phosphatidylserine/phosphatidylglycerophosphate/cardiolipin synthase family protein, producing MKTSKKLRIIKNIIKKIIFNRLSFSIYFVIIIEFYYYSNQHLEFELGNILFFIVFFLLTVGFVSWLKNSFATNEILLDEEIKSKVSDIISYAEEFIVIVSPFFSPGETLLRNIIQAAKNEVKVYIVHNTKELENPEFLKILKRIDGICKVYNHPNLHSKLYFNESEMIITSLNLNQSSMMNSFEVGWHSNKDMDFERVKGYVHEGIINDKLSSKTEISKVEEKLGYCIRTKKRILLNIDRPIEIGEYYKSNRSNDGSYCHKCGDEFDTSIDNPFCKNHQSLLKI